From one Lycium ferocissimum isolate CSIRO_LF1 chromosome 7, AGI_CSIRO_Lferr_CH_V1, whole genome shotgun sequence genomic stretch:
- the LOC132063364 gene encoding uncharacterized protein LOC132063364, protein MYYSEQLAGSDSNKSAIVDKGGMDKLIKLAMRFSDDPNVLQEVMSLITVLSLRSPHNASRAIEAGAGDMVIQAMQRFPESELLQRSCCFMIRNLVVRNPENRTILLGNGIEKLIRKAKIYKSCKNAATDALRDLGLDNYNL, encoded by the exons ATGTATTATAGTGAGCAGTTGGCAGGAAGTGACTCAAACAAGAGTGCTATTGTAGATAAGGGTGGTATGGACAAGCTTATTAAACTTGCAATGAGATTTTCCGATGATCCGAATGTGCTACAAGAG GTCATGTCTTTGATAACTGTACTGTCCTTGAGGTCTCCGCATAATGCTTCGCGTGCAATTGAAGCCGGAGCTGGTGATATGGTTATCCAAGCTATGCAGAGGTTTCCAGAATCAGAGCTACTGCAAAGAAGCTGCTGTTTCATGATTCGAAACCTTGTGGTTAGGAATCCAGAAAACAG AACTATTTTGCTTGGTAATGGCATTGAGAAGCTCATCAGAAAGGCAAAGATTTACAAGAGCTGTAAGAATGCTGCAACCGATGCACTTAGGGATCTAGGACTAGATAACTATAACTTGTAG